From the Papaver somniferum cultivar HN1 chromosome 2, ASM357369v1, whole genome shotgun sequence genome, the window GCCTTATCGTGGTCTAAGTGCTCGTGAAATGCATAAGACTGTGCTGACTTGCATAATTATGCATAAAATGGTAATTCAGGAAACTCGTCATAATAAGAATTGGATTAACCATGAAGATGAAGCCTTAAGGCCTGAAATTCAACCAAAAAGAAGATTACCTGCAAGGAACTATATGCAAATGACTAGTCACATTGAGAACAGAACTCTGTATAACAGGTTAAAGGAAGATCTCAGAGCGAATATATGGGCTGAGTTTGGAAGAGATGGAGGGCGAATTGAGTAGTGTTTGAGTTTAATTGTTTGTTTCATAGTTTTATTTTCAAGTTGTTTAAGTCTAATTGTTTGTTTCATAGTTTTGTTTTGAAGTTGTTTAAGTATAATTGTTTGTTTCGTAATTTGTTTTGAAGTTGTTTCGAATCGTTTTAAATTTTTCACAGTTTTCACTAGAAGTAGCGGCCTAGACTCAATCACCAACAATCCTTATAAATACGTACCACTTCATCCATTTCAAAAAACCACACCTTCACTTAAAAACTTCTCCACTTCATCCATTTCACACCTTCACTTAAAAACTTCTCTACTTTATGGGTAATTTATGGATAATCCTAGATTTACTAAAGACGAAGATTTACCTATTTGTAGAAATTATGTAATATACTACCCGAAGAGAGGTGAAGAACGACGGACGAATCGTTTACACATTATGAGTTATTAGGATAAAATTCATGATGCCTTATGCTGCAGAGACAGGTAATCCTCATAATCGGGATCGAGCTGCTTTGTTTTGTCGATTCATGACTATCAAAAAATATCTTGTGGATTTTATAGCTATGAGAAGATTGTCAATCGATATCGTCTTAGAGGTGATACCAATGCTGAATTGGGAATACGAACTCGAGACGAgtggcgaagatggaaaggaaATTTTTTTGAATACGAAGCGCATTACCAAATTCTTAAGGGGTTTCTAATAACTTGTATGGGATGTTATTCTTAAGTTTAGTTTTAGTCTTAAGTTTAGTTTTAATGGATGTTGTCAAGTTAaagttttaatgtaatgaaaaaCTACTACAaagttttaatgtaatgaaaaaCTAGTACAACTTCATTCATCATAACCGAACTACTACATCTTCATTAAAATTAAAGATGatacattaattaattaagtggCACTATTTCATCgtattcttcatcatcctcatcttcatcttgaCCTCCAAactatttttcaaaatttctcttgtttcatttttcttccaaCTCCTCTGCTAACCTGTCCATATCCATCCCCGATACCATCAGTAGTCTGTGGTCATTGTTGAGGTGTTTGCATATAGAATCTTATTCTTGTCATAGTATGCAAAAAAATTCTCTTAAGTTTATCGATGTTTTTCATCTCCCTAGTCAAGAACTGTCGATCTACTGCTCTTTGTTTTTCGACGGTCTTCTGATGATCTATTAAAGTATCAAAAAAAACCACTTGCTTCTCCTTCTTGGGCAGTTTTTCTCGCTGCGCTTGCAGCGTTTCTTCCTAATAATTTTCTCTTAATCACAGCATTGAGATTcaagttggaattgttgtttGTTGTGGTTTCTGGTGAAGAAAACAGATTCTCCGTAGGGGGATGAGATCATGATTGAGATGGTTGTGAAACTGGTGTTGAAGGAGAAGAAGTGTATGGTGAACTTGCAGGTACATTTTGCATGTTTGCTAACACTTCTGGATTATATTTAGGCAACACTTTAAAAATATATAACAACTTTCATAACCAGGAATTTTCCCATGTCTGTGGTGCCGATCATTTCGACACTTTCGTTCGACAACATCGACAAGACCGCTCGCTCGAGCACGAGGAGCTTGCATTATAGTACGAACACACAAGGAACTTAGGTATTGATTACAACGAAGCGACCGGACAGTCCATTTGCATCACGATCGTTGATGTTCATAGTTTCATCACGAAATTTAGCATATATGTTATCCCACAACTTGGTAGATTGTTGTTGGGCACCATCGATACTATCTTATGTAAAgaacacatagtttctgcaaatgctttcatcttcgACTAAGGTAAATTTTGGACCCCTAATCTTCTTACTTTTAGTCAATTGAGAATTAAATTGAGACATATTAAAAAAACTACACAATAAGAGTGCATAAAAgagttggatgatgaaatttgtttTGGATTTTAACAAATGTGAAGAGTAGAGAAGAGAAGGTGTGAGTTACAACAGTggaatttggtatttatagaggggTGATTTATGACCGTTGAGTCAGATTCTATATGGCGGTGAAGATTAGACCGGCCGTCCGAATATAAACCGCTGGCGATCTAAACAAAGCCGGCCGATTTAAACTACACCGAGTGGTCGAGTTGTAAaaacttgacctggcctggcCAAGTGGAAAATTTACCACTTACCCAAGCCTGTTTACCACTTTGTCATGCCCATAATGAGCGCAAAAATGACAAAACTAGGGGCTTTGCCTTGCCCATAGGAAATGGCCTAAGAATGTGATTCTTCACAATCCGAGCACAAACCACAGAGACACGAGCGGGCAATTCCTCTCTTATTAAGTCTTAAATAGCCAAGTGATCAGCAGATTCTTCACATGCCCAACCAGTTAACGGTTCCACCTTATCAAGTCTAACATAGGGAATGCCGAAGATTTAGACTGGGTCTTATAGGCATGCCCAACTCCTTCCTAATCAAGAAAACCGTGGCCATATGTGGCACTTCCCGCAAGGCTTCCTTAATGTACGAGAATCCCAGCGGGAAGACTCCGTATACGCTAATGATTGACCGttctaaaaaaatgaaaaacgtaTAATGATTGACCGTTTCTTCCTTCAAATCCTTGCAATTTAGTGGGGCCAGGAAATATTTTAGCTTAAAAATCGTTTAACTTATATAAAACGGTTAACAATCATCCGTTTTGAGGAAAACTAGTGGAACCAACAGAGAAATAAGTGGGGTTTCAAGATTTGATGGACCCAACAAATTAAATAACGGATAATCATCGTCCGTTTTTTCTTAAAACCGGGAACAACCACAAAAACTAGGCTCTTCCCGGACTGATGTGTAAAGGTATTTGGGAAGAGGCTGGGAACCTCCACAAGTCCCGGTCTTATAATTAGCAAAGTGAGTATGCGTTGAAATAACTGAGTTCATGACACATTCGATTAGATTCAATGGCTTACCTTTGAAATTAACCACGGGATGTATAAAACTATCAAATTTGACTAGTTCATGACTTATTTCTATATGAATATTCGCTAACTTGGGAGGAATTGGCATTTGATTTTTTTGTGGACTCTTAGAACAGATAACGTCTTTCTTACGATTCTTCTTACTTTATGTACAACAGCGAGACTGGGCaagaaaaagagaattgcctagTGCACAGTCATTTTAACACATGTGAGTAGAGCACTTCTCAGTTCTTAAGGTCAAGTCTGGATTCAGGTATGTTCCAGACATGAATTTGCAACCCTGACATTTATATACTCTAGTGCGTCAGACGAGAAATTTGGAAACAAATAATTGCTCTTGAATTTCATTGTGTCCAACCTCATCTACCAATACAAAACTATACGATTAATTAGGTTTTAGTTGTCATACACAAAgataataacaaaaaatattaCAAATGGAAACATGTTGCCTCACTGAATCTACATTGAAATAAAAGAATGAGAAGAACCTTTGAAATATATTACAAATGCTCATAtactgcaaaaataaataaatcatcagACATTCAATTTCATTACTCTGAAGGACTCCATAATTCGACGAAGGTCACTTTCCTCTTCTAAGAAAACATTTTCAGGCGTCTGTAATCTCAATTCATATAATTGGTTGTTTTCAACCCCAAGAACTGAGAGGTAGCGTCTATCCCATTCAAGCCGTGTTACTCGATCTTGTGGCATTACAGCTAGCTCATTAGTACTTGCATATGACTTGATATTTACCTACACAGAACATCGTAGAAGATTTACAAATGCAAAGAAAAATCACAATAACGAATGTCTAGACAAAATGTAGTATTGGTGCAAAACACATCCCATGTCACCTTCGAGAACATACAAGGTGAGCAAAACAACTCAAACTTTGTCCCCATGGTCTAAAGGGTGgcaatgtgttttttttttccaagctACTCCTAAGGCATGTGATTAACCAGACAATAGTAGCAATGGGATTTGTACAATCGAAGCATGGTAGAGCTGACTGTTGAACATCAATGGAGAATCAACCATATTTTTAGTTTACCAGATAATAATCTTGCTGCATAAGTCTGAGCATCTAATACATATAAGCAAATTGGGTCATGGGTACTAAGCACTAAGTGCCACACTAGAAGACTGAATTGCACACAGGTGAATAAGTGGATCCGTACGATCCGTACCTGTTGCATATTTATATCATTTATAAAGAAACTTGTTACCTCAACTTGATAATACATCCTTCCATCATCTGCAACCCTCGATGATGTGGAAACAATGTTGGCTTCTCGTCTCACTCCAAGTCTGGTGGACATGAATTCTGTCAAATACTGTTTTAGCACTTTCTCTGCAGCAGCTTGTGGAGGACCCAAATCTTCGACACTCTTATAATTGGAGGAAGAAGGAGATGATATCTCCAAAGATATGTTTTCATCGAGAACATATGGATCCCTGAAGAATATATCTGCACCTGCACCTTTGACTTGAATCCAATTCTTAGGGTAATTGAATGTGTAACCATCGAAAGTATCTAAATATTCCCTGAACTCAATTAATGGCTGAGACAAAGCAATACCACCTAGACCAGTTTGCGATATGAGAAAACTTGATAACATCAAAGAGATGGCATTCCTTCTCGGAACTGCAAGAACACATTCTAGTCTTGTTAAGTGAAGCCAAATTAAACACTAGAACTCCATATAAAATGATTTCTAAATACGAAAACAGGTCTAGAGGAGCAACACAAAAAATTCATACAGCATTACATTGTGAACACTTCTATTGAGATTACATTACAGATTATAACAACTGCCTTTATCCAAACAACCAAAGACAATCAACAACTTATGACGAACATGATACTCAAAACAACTTCAATGACCCACTAACAAACCCCTACTATATCAAGCATTAAAATCTTGCTAATTTGGAACACACACCTCAACTAATTTACTGTTTTCGACAAATTAGATACTAGACATCTCAATAAATGATTCCTAACTCTACTTTGGAAATTCCCAAAATGAAACAATACTCACATTGTAATAAAGAATGAGTCGAATATGAAAttagtaaagaaaaagaaaccccAACCTTTTGAATTTGTATCCTGAGCTGCACAGTAGATTGTATGGTGATGTATTTTGCTTGGTGGTAGTCTACTGTTCTTCTGTAAAGAGGAGAGATAAGCTTTTCTCCCTCCAGAAATGGTGGTTCGAGAATTCAAATGACGAGGAATTGGAATTGATTCAAGTAAGGAAGCCATTGAAAAAAGGGTTTAAGTTTAATAATTTACAGAATTTTCATTTTGGAAATTAGAGAGCGTGGAGAGatagagaaagaagatgaaatgaTGGAGGGAATGGATGAGTGAAGGGTTTGTTTGCTTTGGTGCGAAAGAAGAGTACCTGTTGATTAAGTGCCAGATATCTTTTGAAGCACGATGGACGGGCCTTTCTTGACCTAAAGGCTGTCTCACCGACTTAGGATCCCTCCTGGCACAAAAATATTGTGAATGCAAGATAGATCAACTACTGTACACGTACAGACGATGTCATCGTTTTGGTAACTAAATGAGTAAGGTACTATAGAGCTGTCAATGGGATTTGATATCCGATAGCCGTTTCCGAATATCCGGATTTCGATAAGATATTTTCCGGCATAACAATTATCGGGTATCGGAACCGGAAAATGAGGTGCCAATCATATATTGTATTTAATTGTATTATGTGGAATGAAAGTAgctgctccatttatagatgTCTTTAGAGAGTGTATGAAATATGTCAAgtcaagtcaggctagaaaagCGAGGTTTGCAAATGCTATTTCACAAGTTAAGCTTCATGGAAGGTCTGTTAGTTTATATGTGGACACCAGATGGAACTCCACCTTTAACATGCTTAAGGATGCAATTCATTTGCAACAAGCATTTGTTAGGCTAGTTCAATTGGATTCCGACTTTGATACTACCAAATACTCAGGAGTGGCAACAAGGAATAAATATATGTGACTGTTTACAAGTGTTTGATGTGATCTTAACCAAGTTTGCAGGAATTAAGTATCCCACAACAAATATGTATTACAATTGGGTGAATGAGATTCATAAATGCATTAAAGGATGGGAAACAagtgagcatgagtatatcagagaTATGGGATTGAATATGAGGTCAAAGTTTGATAGCTATTGGAAGGAATCTAACTTGTTGATGAAcattggggttgttttagatcctaGGGTATAAGGCTAGATGGGTAGAGTTTGTTTTTAAGAGGTTGCATGGTTCACAAAACTATTACACTCGTTATAAAAAATTTTATACATCACTCAGTGCACTTTTTTCTTCTTATGAAAGAAATATTACATCTCCAGATTATTTTGATAATTCATCTAATGGAATAAGTTCAGCTGGATTTGAGATTTCtacagctacaacaacaacaaatgaaTTTGGTTATGAGGTTCAGAAGTCAGAGTTAGAGAAATACTTAGAGGAACCAGTTCTTCCTAGAGGTACAACCACTGATGAATTGAGGTTTGATATACTGAGTTGGTAGAAGAATCATGCTTCTAAGTTCTCACTCTTGAAAagattgcaagagatgtattggtTGTTCCAGTGACAATTGTTGCATCAGAATCAATATGCAGTACTGGTTATAGGGTTCTTACAACTTACAGGAGTTCATTAGATCCGGAATATGTTCAAGCATTGCTTTGCTTGAGTGATTGTTTGCCATATATATCAGTGACAATGATAGTTGTATTACTGGTTGGTAATTTTCCTTTGATCCTTTCCTTTCATTTCCTTTTAAATTTATTGCACTGCCATTGCCAACTAacacatttgatttttttttgaaaatgcaGATGCATAAAGATTAAGGAGTAAGGAGtaaggaggaatgcatttgcagttaCACTGCAGTATGCAGCAAGCTATGAATATTCACATCTCAGTCCACGAATCCAActgtttttgagttttttttttgtcttttgactcttttcttttgcaaaacagtaactaagaaatttaaaacatttGTAATGTATGTCTTTACTTTGGTTTAAACTAAAAAATGTCTATTTTGAGATGAATTTGGATTTGAAAAACTTGTATTTCTGTGTTCTGTCAGATACCAGAAATTATCCGATAGCAGATAACTCGAACGTAACGTAATCGGAATTGAATTTCATATTTTCGTCGAAAATAAttggatatccgataaatattaTCGTAACGGATACTAAGAGTTATTGgaattgaatttcagatttatTCTTTATGGAGATTCACTTAGTTTTTGTATAGCCTAtgcaattatattttttttatagtgCATCTAAATAAAACCTACTGTATATGGTACATGTGTGATATGATTAGCATGTTTTGATATATACACGATGAGTTGTTCAATTAGTACTATTAGTGCAATTGGATGATCATATTATTAACTCATCCCTTAAAAAGTGCAACATATTTGTAAAAGAAATGTCATTTGATGCAAAATCAGAGTAACATCTTTGATCCATGTGATTTTAGTTAAACTAAGCTCaccgtaaaaaaaaaaagaaaaaaaaaacaaattaacaaGTATACCCAAGTCCCCAGCTATTCCAATATTAAAAAGTTACTGACTGAGTACCGGTGATTCATTAAGTTAATTACCAACATCTAAACCTTGTTCGTAAAATggattttcaataaaattggcataaTCTACTTGGATATTCGATTAAATTAGGATTGACatatttttaccaagattttCATTTCGGCTTTGGAGACTTGATGAATGTTTTTTGCTCCCCTaggagtacgcatacgggtatgtgaCAATCGGATGAGTTGAGCTCTGCAACTCGGCGATCAAATCTGGCGAAAAATTTCTTGGTGTTTTTAGATTTCAGTGTCTCAGCTTTATTAATTCAGGTGTTGTGAGCATTAATCTTATATTGATTTCTTAAATCCCAATATAAGTTTTTTAACTTCCTTTCGACGAACTATAGCTATTATAGCTTAGGTCGAATTTATTTGCTTCTCTACAATAACTGCATTTTGGGAAATAGTACTCACATCGTACAAAACAACATATATGCTCAACATATATTTGTAACTCCATACAACATTGACAATTGTTGTATACTTTATCACCAAAAGAACTATTATGTATAGTACACGAATGCCAAAAAAGAATTACAATTACAAAAACCTTATACATGAAGATGCAACAGCTAAAATATTTTGGACCTAGCAGGCTAGCACGCAGTGAAGAAATATGATTCTGCAGAGATAAGTCTTTCCAGTTCGACGCTTATAAAAAATCTCCTTCCTTCCTCCATTTCCATTGTGTCGATATACTGTTATAGAAGTATTCTTGTTCGGGATTAATTTTTCCTCTTATATTAGTAAATTCTTTCTGGAGTTCCAACCTATCGTAATCCAATTCTTGCATGATCAATGAGTTTTCAATACCTTCTATGTTTGACATATCATCAAGGTATGGTATTTTCAGGAATGGTAATTATATGAGTGAATGGCCATTTTTTTCATCAGCATTTCGGTACGTTGGTCCTTTTACAACATTGAGAAGTATATACAGATAATATCTCTCTCTACAAGCAGGATTAACATAATAAACACGTCTAATCTTATACTCTTTTTGCCTctccatcattttttttcttcttttgataatttttttttcttccattcaCCAAATATAGTGCCTTGGAAAGGCAACGTACATGAGTTCACTTATCTTTTGATCTTTTTGATTAGCCACCAACCAACGAAGAAACTTTGTTAATAGAACCCTATAATAGATCTTGAAAAAGATTGGTTCATAAGACAAAGATGGTTAATAGATCTATGAACGATTGTATTCTTTGAAGATAGGGAAAGGTGCAAATGAGAAGGAGAGCCCTATAATatttttcttatcttttatttttagatttaaattttgcaATTTTCGTTGTGGACATTATCATAAGTTTTGATATAGTTGTTGTGGACATTTTGATGGCCATTAATCTTGATTCTGTAATCGGTAGACGATGAGAGCTTCTCTCTCTTCAACCTTTTCACATTGCCTCATCCCTTCTAGGATCTAGAACCCTaatcctttttatttttcttagaaacCATAGGCATTATCCATTGAATCCTTAGAATACTTAGAATCCACAAACCCTATAACCAAGATTTTCAAAGTCATGAACAATCAATATGTTCAAATAGATAGGAAATACTTTAGGTTCTCCTGTAGTAAATCCATTACCTCTGCTCCGATCACCCTTATAGAATTCCATAGTCATGGTTCTACCAGTGCAACCTTTACCTTTTCATTAGCTTTGAATCTCCAACACATGATGTTCGAAGCAGCAAAAAATGGAGATGGTGGACGACATGTATGGAAGTTTGAGGATAACCAAAAATGGTTCTGTGCTTCAAAATTATCTAATGAAAAAGGTCATTACATTCATATCCTTTTGGCTGTCCCTAATCCTAAATCTGATGCTATTTCCATATTCATACCTGCTGGTGTCAATTTTGAGGGCTGGTTCGCTATATCAACAACCTTAGAATCAATCACTACTTACTCAGCCTCACAAAAAGTCTCTGCAGTTCATCAGCTGTCTCCAATCCAAACCAAGCCTAATCCCATCAGTAGTCCCATAAAAACTTATGCTCAAACTGTTTCCAATAATTTGTTAGCTCCGGTCAAAAGAATAGTGGGTAAACATTTACAGGGTAAATCACCATTCATCTGTGACGATCTTGCTGCTCATGTCAATTTCTCTGTGAACTCTTCCAAATTTGGTGCTTACCTAAAAGTCCGTGAATCAAAACAACAACTAGGGAACTGGGAAAATGCGTTCATTATCTCCGCTCCATCATTGGTACATTCATGGGAACCCATAGGTGCTGATTTCTGTTCCATCCTACAGATTAGATCACAATTCACATTGTACCCTATCAATTCAACTCAAGCAATTTTTTATGCGGACTCTTTACTTGCTAAGGCAAATCTGGAATTCAAGTTCACGTCAAATAATATGATCTGTTCGGTATTTAGATGGAGGACAGACATTTGGAGTTCACACTTCACTCATCAGTATGACTTCCACATTGAGCCTCACGGTGTCCCTTTTCAATTTTGGACTCTAGAGATTATTCATGCTATGGGAAATATTTGTGGAGAAATCTTACTTGTTGACCCTGCAACATTAAGGCTACAAGATTTAAGAGCAATCCGCATGAAAATCATAAATAACAAGGGGATCAATGACATTCCTAGAGTCATAAAGATATTTGTTGGGAAGCATATGTTCACAGCACAGGTTGTAGTAACACAGGCAAGATCAGGCAATCCTCAAAGTGTCGTTATTATTCCGTCACCGAGTAAGCTGTCGCAGTCAATGTCATCAGAGAAACGTCCGGCACATTCAGCGGAACTTCTGGAAACCAGTAGAATGAAGTAACGGAAATTTCTTCCTCATCTCACGCAATCAACTAGTGATAATGAAAGTACGGGTCAACATGCATCATTCACTGCTATGTCTTCGGAGGCCACTTCAAATCTTATAACGGGTAAGATCAATAGCAATCACTCTAGAACCAGTCATCGAAGACCTGGTCACCATGGTTCCAACAGAAATAGAGAATGGCGCAAGAAAATATATGGAAGAGAACGAAAACAAATTTGGAGTAAACTTTCTCCAAAAGAAAAACCATTTGATGTGTCAGTTGACATGGAAATAGACGTGGA encodes:
- the LOC113350670 gene encoding uncharacterized protein LOC113350670 — its product is MATLVQCYCQPPAGEMGRSYSYFNSRQMELRKDVEWAFGILKRNFAIICGPYRGLSAREMHKTVLTCIIMHKMVIQETRHNKNWINHEDEALRPEIQPKRRLPARNYMQMTSHIENRTLYNRLKEDLRANIWAEFGRDGGRIE
- the LOC113352981 gene encoding psbP domain-containing protein 1, chloroplastic-like, producing the protein MASLLESIPIPRHLNSRTTISGGRKAYLSSLQKNSRLPPSKIHHHTIYCAAQDTNSKVPRRNAISLMLSSFLISQTGLGGIALSQPLIEFREYLDTFDGYTFNYPKNWIQVKGAGADIFFRDPYVLDENISLEISSPSSSNYKSVEDLGPPQAAAEKVLKQYLTEFMSTRLGVRREANIVSTSSRVADDGRMYYQVEVNIKSYASTNELAVMPQDRVTRLEWDRRYLSVLGVENNQLYELRLQTPENVFLEEESDLRRIMESFRVMKLNV